One segment of Erigeron canadensis isolate Cc75 chromosome 2, C_canadensis_v1, whole genome shotgun sequence DNA contains the following:
- the LOC122586740 gene encoding pentatricopeptide repeat-containing protein At3g47530 gives MKPISSNSPFVSHFTNQPHLESLISLINKSTNQTTQLHQIHAHLIRTSLLQQSTFSIPFLKKSTTIFQNLKYSLQIFSQILKPNVTHYNTIIQAHSISLHPERGFYVYRDMLRKNVHPNPLSSSFVVKACVKGCLVFCVLQVHGRVLRDGCFDTVLMTNLMEFYSGCGNCGDACKVFDEMPVRDVVAWNVLVSCYVKNNRTRDALGVFDLMQSKGNACDPDDVTCLMLLQACGHLCALGFGERVHGYVRECGYDRAVNVCNSLVAMYSKCGQLDKAYEVFKGIPYKDVVSWTAMISGFASNGCGREAIDVFGEMERAGVKPDEQTFTALLSGCSHSGLLDEGRVIFDCMKDFGVVPNIHHYGCVVDLMGRVGLVEDAYELIFSMRCKPDPTIWRTLLGACKVNGHVTLGERVIGHLIELKAQEAGDYILLLNIYSSAGNWEKVIELRKLMKEKGIQTTPSTSTIELKGKLHEFRVDDTSHPRINEVYEMLDEIEEQLKIGGYVAEITSEKEVRLSLHSEKLAMAFGVLATPPGTKIRVAKDLRICIDCHNFAKVLSGVYSREVVIRDRTRFHHFREGRCSCNDFW, from the coding sequence ATGAAACCAATTTCTTCAAATTCTCCTTTTGTTAGTCATTTCACAAACCAACCCCATTTGGAATCACTAATCTCACTCATTAATAAATCCACAAACCAAACAACCCAATTACATCAAATCCATGCCCACTTAATTCGCACATCTCTTTTACAACAATCCACATTTTCCATcccttttttgaaaaaatcaacaacaatatttcaaaacttaaaatattCCCTCCAAATATTTTCCCAAATCTTGAAACCAAATGTCACACATTACAACACAATCATCCAAGCTCATTCAATTAGCCTTCACCCCGAAAGAGGGTTTTACGTATACCGCGATATGTTGCGAAAAAACGTACATCCTAACCCGTTATCGAGTTCGTTTGTTGTCAAGGCTTGTGTTAAGGGTTGTTTGGTTTTTTGTGTGCTTCAGGTTCATGGGAGGGTATTGAGAGATGGGTGTTTTGATACTGTTTTGATGActaatttgatggaattttatTCGGGTTGTGGGAACTGTGGGGATGCGtgtaaggtgtttgatgaaatgcctgtGAGAGACGTTGTTGCCTGGAACGTGTTAGTTTCGTGTTATGTTAAGAATAATAGGACGCGTGATGCGTTGGGTGTGTTTGATTTGATGCAGAGCAAGGGGAATGCGTGTGATCCGGATGATGTTACTTGTTTGATGCTGCTTCAGGCTTGTGGTCATTTGTGTGCGTTGGGGTTCGGTGAGCGTGTTCATGGATATGTTAGAGAATGTGGTTATGATCGTGCGGTTAATGTATGTAATTCTCTTGTAGCAATGTATTCTAAGTGTGGGCAGCTGGACAAGGCTTATGAAGTGTTTAAGGGAATACCGTATAAGGATGTTGTTTCTTGGACTGCGATGATTTCAGGTTTTGCGAGTAATGGGTGTGGAAGGGAAGCGATTGATGTTTTTGGGGAGATGGAGAGGGCGGGTGTCAAGCCAGATGAGCAAACGTTTACAGCGTTGCTTTCTGGTTGCAGTCATTCGGGGCTGCTTGATGAAGGAAGGGTGATATTTGATTGTATGAAAGATTTCGGTGTGGTGCCTAATATTCACCACTATGGGTGTGTGGTTGATCTCATGGGTCGTGTTGGTTTGGTTGAAGATGCGTATGAGCTTATTTTTTCTATGAGATGTAAACCGGATCCAACAATATGGAGAACTCTGCTGGGAGCTTGCAAAGTAAATGGCCACGTGACACTTGGAGAACGAGTCATTGGGCATTTGATTGAACTGAAAGCTCAAGAAGCGGGTGATTATATCTTGCTTTTGAATATTTACTCATCTGCTGGAAACTGGGAGAAAGTAATAGAATTGAGGAAACTTATGAAAGAGAAAGGGATCCAAACGACTCCAAGCACCAGTACGATTGAACTCAAAGGGAAATTACATGAATTTAGAGTCGATGATACTTCGCATCCTCGAATTAATGAAGTTTATGAGATGTTGGATGAAATAGAGGAACAGTTGAAGATAGGCGGTTATGTTGCTGAAATAACATCTGAAAAGGAAGTAAGATTATCTCTTCATAGTGAGAAACTGGCCATGGCTTTTGGAGTTCTAGCAACTCCACCTGGGACGAAGATAAGAGTGGCAAAGGACCTGCGAATATGTATTGATTGCCACAATTTTGCAAAAGTGCTTTCGGGTGTTTATAGTAGAGAGGTGGTTATAAGAGATCGTACACGCTTTCATCATTTTAGGGAAGGTCGATGTTCATGTAACGATTTTTGGTAG